One Serinus canaria isolate serCan28SL12 chromosome Z, serCan2020, whole genome shotgun sequence DNA window includes the following coding sequences:
- the PRLR gene encoding prolactin receptor isoform X1: MKQRFISSVQIILQLALTTVGLAGQSYPGKPQIIRCRSLEKETFSCWWKPGSDGGLPNNYTLFYSKDSEEKIYECPDYLTSGPNSCYFDKNHTNPWTTYIITVMATNEIGSNSSDPQHVDVTSIVQPDAPVNLSLETNTSANLSYLWAKWSPPPLADASSNSHVYHYELRLKPEEKEEWETVSVGMQTHYEVSSLKAGVKYVVQVRCMLDLGEWSEWSSERSIQIPKEQLPPEKPIIIKCRSPEKETFTCWWKPASDGGLLTKHTLLYSKEGEEKVYECPDYKTAGPNSCYFDKKHTSFWTIYNITVRATNEMGSNVSDPHYVDVTYIVQPDPPVNITLELKKSIKRKPYLVLTWSPPPLADVRSGWLTLEYELRLKPEEGEEWETIFVGQQTQYKMFSLNPGKRYIVQIHCKPDHHGLWSEWSPEMYIEIPTDFRVKDMVVWIIVGVLSSLICLIMSWIMIMKGYRMMAFILPPVPGPKIKGIDTHLLETGKSEELLSALGCHGFPPTSDCEELLIEYLEVEDSEDQQLMPSHDTPSKNTKIILKETDSDSGRGSCDSPSLLPVKFRESRSLPSTLQTQDVRAKEKKGGKGSWDTRCAAPASEQKTLPCESVKSCTWLAAQLPSNQAAMFAYHSTVEAFKITLNTTNVNPSPVLVGNEESRQSLYPIAETVYDDLEKINEVEYSKTDQNTVQVRQNEHTNKSPFLNPKLMDYVEVHKVRQDEEPTLLLKHKENNGKTKKCPVPGTSKEYTKVSTVVDHHILVLLPDQRSQNTPVSQEPAAETSQNPQQSQAEKNTSYSTTTPSDSRRDTSGSDYMDPSSFMPSFK; this comes from the exons ATGAAACAGAGATTCATTTCATCAgttcaaattattttgcagcttGCTCTGACTACAGTAGGTCTGGCTG GTCAATCATACCCTGGAAAACCTCAGATAATAAGATGTCGTTCTCTAGAAAAGGAAACCTTTTCATGTTGGTGGAAGCCTGGCTCAGATGGAGGACTCCCTAACAATTACACCCTGTTCTACAGCAAGGACAG tgaagaaaaaatcTATGAATGTCCAGACTACCTAACATCAGGTCCAAATTCCTGCTACTTTGATAAAAACCACACTAATCCCTGGACAACATATATTATCACCGTTATGGCAACAAATGAGATTGGAAGTAACAGCTCAGATCCCCAGCATGTGGATGTAACTTCCATAG TTCAGCCAGATGCTCCTGTGAACCTCTCTCTAGAAACAAACACGTCTGCTAACCTGTCATACCTTTGGGCAAAATGGTCTCCACCCCCATTGGCTGATGCCAGCTCTAATTCACATGTATATCACTATGAGCTACGCCTAAAgcctgaggaaaaggaagagtGGGAG acaGTATCTGTAGGAATGCAGACACACTATGAGGTGAGCAGCCTGAAAGCTGGGGTGAAGTACGTTGTTCAGGTCCGTTGCATGCTAGACCTTGGAGAATGGAGTGAGTGGAGCTCAGAAAGAAGCATTCAGATCCCCAAAG AACAGTTACCTCCTGAAAAGCCCATAATCATAAAGTGCCGTTctcctgaaaaagaaacatttactTGTTGGTGGAAACCTGCTTCAGATGGAGGACTCTTGACCAAACACACTTTACTTTACAGCAAAGAGGG agaagaaaaagtttaTGAATGTCCAGATTACAAAACTGCAGGCCCCAATTCGTGCTACTTCGATAAAAAGCACACCTCTTTCTGGACCATATACAATATTACTGTGAGGGCTACTAATGAAATGGGAAGTAATGTCTCTGATCCTCATTATGTGGATGTGACTTACATAG TACAGCCAGATCCTCCTGTGAATATAACTCTGGAATTAAAAAAGTCAATAAAGAGAAAACCGTATCTGGTCCTGACATGGTCTCCACCCCCACTGGCTGATGTCAGGTCTGGATGGCTTACCCTTGAATATGAATTGCGACTAAAGCCTGAAGAAGGAGAGGAATGGGAG actATTTTTGTTGGACAGCAAACACAATACAAAATGTTTAGTTTAAATCCTGGAAAGAGGTACATTGTACAGATTCACTGCAAACCAGACCACCATGGACTGTGGAGTGAGTGGAGCCCAGAAATGTATATTGAGATCCCTACAG ACTTTAGAGTAAAAGATATGGTTGTGTGGATCATCGTTGGTGTCCTGTCATCTCTTATATGTTTAATAATGAGCTGGATAATGATTATGAAAGGGTACAG AATGATGGCCTTTATCCTGCCACCAGTTCCAGGACCAAAGATAAAAGGCATAGATACACATCTACTGGAG ACAGGAAAATCTGAAGAATTACTGAGTGCTCTTGGTTGCCATGGTTTCCCTCCAACATCAGACTGTGAGGAACTACTGATAGAATATCTGGAGGTAGAGGACAGTGAGGATCAGCAACTCATGCCAAGTCATGACACTCCCagcaaaaacacaaaaattataCTCAAGGAAACAGACAGTGACTCAGGCCGAGGGAGCTGTGATAgcccttctctcctccctgtgAAATTCAGGGAATCTCGCAGCCTTCCATCTACTCTTCAAACACAAGATGTAAGagctaaagaaaagaaaggggggaaagggagctGGGACACTcgctgtgcagccccagcctcagaACAGAAAACACTCCCTTGTGAGAGTGTAAAGTCGTGCACATGGCTGGCAGCTCAGTTACCCAGTAATCAGGCTGCTATGTTTGCCTACCACAGCACTGTGGAGGCATTCAAGATAACACTGAACACCACAAATGTGAACCCTTCACCAGTTTTGGTGGGAAATGAAGAAAGCCGTCAGTCACTATATCCTATTGCTGAAACTGTGTATGATGACCTGGAAAAGATAAACGAGGTGGAATATTCCAAAACTGACCAAAACACAGTGCAGGTCAGACAAAACGAACATACTAACAAGTCACCTTTCTTGAATCCTAAACTAATGGACTATGTAGAAGTTCATAAAGTCAGACAAGATGAGGAACCAACACTATTACtgaaacataaagaaaacaatggAAAGACCAAAAAATGCCCTGTTCCAGGAACCAGCAAAGAATATACCAAGGTCTCAACAGTTGTGGACCATCACATTTTAGTGTTATTGCCAGATCAGCGCAGCCAGAACACACCTGTATCTCAAGAACCTGCAGCAGAAACATCTCAGAACCCTCAGCAAAGTCAAGCTGAGAAGAATACAAGCTACAGCACGACAACTCCAAGTGACTCCAGAAGAGACACCAGTGGATCAGACTACATGGATCCATCTTCCTTTATGCCCTCCTTTAAATAA
- the PRLR gene encoding prolactin receptor isoform X2, with amino-acid sequence MKQRFISSVQIILQLALTTVGLAGQSYPGKPQIIRCRSLEKETFSCWWKPGSDGGLPNNYTLFYSKDSEEKIYECPDYLTSGPNSCYFDKNHTNPWTTYIITVMATNEIGSNSSDPQHVDVTSIVQPDAPVNLSLETNTSANLSYLWAKWSPPPLADASSNSHVYHYELRLKPEEKEEWETVSVGMQTHYEVSSLKAGVKYVVQVRCMLDLGEWSEWSSERSIQIPKEQLPPEKPIIIKCRSPEKETFTCWWKPASDGGLLTKHTLLYSKEGEEKVYECPDYKTAGPNSCYFDKKHTSFWTIYNITVRATNEMGSNVSDPHYVDVTYIVQPDPPVNITLELKKSIKRKPYLVLTWSPPPLADVRSGWLTLEYELRLKPEEGEEWETIFVGQQTQYKMFSLNPGKRYIVQIHCKPDHHGLWSEWSPEMYIEIPTDFRVKDMVVWIIVGVLSSLICLIMSWIMIMKGYRMMAFILPPVPGPKIKGIDTHLLEVTGTD; translated from the exons ATGAAACAGAGATTCATTTCATCAgttcaaattattttgcagcttGCTCTGACTACAGTAGGTCTGGCTG GTCAATCATACCCTGGAAAACCTCAGATAATAAGATGTCGTTCTCTAGAAAAGGAAACCTTTTCATGTTGGTGGAAGCCTGGCTCAGATGGAGGACTCCCTAACAATTACACCCTGTTCTACAGCAAGGACAG tgaagaaaaaatcTATGAATGTCCAGACTACCTAACATCAGGTCCAAATTCCTGCTACTTTGATAAAAACCACACTAATCCCTGGACAACATATATTATCACCGTTATGGCAACAAATGAGATTGGAAGTAACAGCTCAGATCCCCAGCATGTGGATGTAACTTCCATAG TTCAGCCAGATGCTCCTGTGAACCTCTCTCTAGAAACAAACACGTCTGCTAACCTGTCATACCTTTGGGCAAAATGGTCTCCACCCCCATTGGCTGATGCCAGCTCTAATTCACATGTATATCACTATGAGCTACGCCTAAAgcctgaggaaaaggaagagtGGGAG acaGTATCTGTAGGAATGCAGACACACTATGAGGTGAGCAGCCTGAAAGCTGGGGTGAAGTACGTTGTTCAGGTCCGTTGCATGCTAGACCTTGGAGAATGGAGTGAGTGGAGCTCAGAAAGAAGCATTCAGATCCCCAAAG AACAGTTACCTCCTGAAAAGCCCATAATCATAAAGTGCCGTTctcctgaaaaagaaacatttactTGTTGGTGGAAACCTGCTTCAGATGGAGGACTCTTGACCAAACACACTTTACTTTACAGCAAAGAGGG agaagaaaaagtttaTGAATGTCCAGATTACAAAACTGCAGGCCCCAATTCGTGCTACTTCGATAAAAAGCACACCTCTTTCTGGACCATATACAATATTACTGTGAGGGCTACTAATGAAATGGGAAGTAATGTCTCTGATCCTCATTATGTGGATGTGACTTACATAG TACAGCCAGATCCTCCTGTGAATATAACTCTGGAATTAAAAAAGTCAATAAAGAGAAAACCGTATCTGGTCCTGACATGGTCTCCACCCCCACTGGCTGATGTCAGGTCTGGATGGCTTACCCTTGAATATGAATTGCGACTAAAGCCTGAAGAAGGAGAGGAATGGGAG actATTTTTGTTGGACAGCAAACACAATACAAAATGTTTAGTTTAAATCCTGGAAAGAGGTACATTGTACAGATTCACTGCAAACCAGACCACCATGGACTGTGGAGTGAGTGGAGCCCAGAAATGTATATTGAGATCCCTACAG ACTTTAGAGTAAAAGATATGGTTGTGTGGATCATCGTTGGTGTCCTGTCATCTCTTATATGTTTAATAATGAGCTGGATAATGATTATGAAAGGGTACAG AATGATGGCCTTTATCCTGCCACCAGTTCCAGGACCAAAGATAAAAGGCATAGATACACATCTACTGGAG GTCACTGGGACTGATTGA